In Pseudoduganella albidiflava, a single window of DNA contains:
- a CDS encoding DNA/RNA non-specific endonuclease produces MFIRPLYAAAVAAVLLCPTVFAAEACPQHYLEGQAPRILNEKLARATRPLCYNVFGVMHSGVTRTPLWSAEHLTPRRIAAAEDMSRDNAFHAESRLPKAQRAELADYARSGFDRGHMAPSGNMPDETSQYQSFTLANMVPQDADNNRHVWAGIESAVRKMVKKEGDLYVITGPAFLGSDLRKVGNVLVPSHLYKVVYSPRQGAGGAWFVANEADARPQTMTIAQLESRIGIDLIPSLTARQKAVMLKLPKPGKRKG; encoded by the coding sequence ATGTTCATCCGCCCGCTTTACGCCGCCGCTGTCGCGGCGGTCCTGCTCTGCCCAACCGTCTTCGCCGCCGAAGCCTGCCCCCAGCATTACCTGGAAGGCCAGGCGCCGCGCATCCTCAATGAAAAGCTGGCGCGCGCCACCCGCCCGCTGTGCTACAACGTGTTCGGCGTGATGCACAGCGGTGTCACGCGCACGCCGCTGTGGTCGGCCGAGCACCTGACGCCGCGGCGCATCGCGGCGGCCGAGGACATGTCGCGCGATAACGCCTTCCACGCCGAGAGCCGGCTGCCGAAGGCGCAGCGCGCCGAACTGGCCGACTATGCGCGCAGCGGCTTCGACCGGGGGCACATGGCGCCCAGCGGCAACATGCCGGACGAGACCAGCCAGTACCAGAGCTTCACGCTGGCCAACATGGTGCCGCAGGATGCCGACAATAACCGCCACGTGTGGGCCGGCATCGAAAGCGCCGTGCGCAAGATGGTCAAGAAGGAGGGCGACCTGTACGTGATCACCGGGCCCGCCTTCCTGGGCAGCGACTTGCGCAAGGTGGGCAATGTGCTGGTGCCGAGCCACCTGTACAAGGTGGTGTACAGCCCGCGCCAGGGGGCCGGCGGCGCCTGGTTCGTGGCCAACGAGGCCGACGCCAGGCCGCAGACCATGACGATCGCCCAACTGGAAAGCAGGATCGGCATTGATCTGATACCGTCGCTGACGGCGCGGCAGAAGGCCGTGATGCTGAAGCTGCCGAAGCCCGGCAAGCGCAAAGGATAG
- a CDS encoding DUF3320 domain-containing protein: MPPDHTASTDQPALPLAVAFTADATTGYAAMQNDVPVVRAIALTNAGTAALTNLDVAIVCHPAFATGPVYRFEHLAAGETRTIAPVDLKPEHAWLSGLDEAERASVTLTARADGHAPLEARHDITVLAYDQWAGTRLLPELLAAFCMPNSRVVDHLLAAGATLLREAPGSASLHGYQSRNREKVWQQVSALYGAVLAQDLHYANPPASFGTDGQKIRTPERILETKVATCLDLAMLFAACLEQAGLHPVVLLKEGHAWVGVWLVDTCFPTALVDDAQSVRKRVRSGELMVFETTGVADGRRQPLRLACVAGEEHLADDAAFACAIDIRRARTLHIRPLPSRTAPAAAEPVVEQDTLAIEPMPPLPPLDPALLPAAEAPADTPEGRLARWKSRLLDLTLRNRLLNFKPAKTTLRVICPDPGALEDTLADGTEFRLRAAPVLMGGTDPRDAASFTARAGATPLDALAAEALGRNEILVDVPAGLDDAALEARLLEIYRAAGTSLEEGGANTLFLVFGLLEWREEADAEASHQAPILLVPVTLTRQSVRSGFRLARHDDEALVNPTLVQKLAQDFQLKLPAFDVLPADDKGIDVAGILQAFRLHVAELKGWEVHAQVHLGIFSFTKYLMWKDLQDRHRQLQENPVVAQLVEHPGEAFAPAALGFEPRTLDASHRPEDLFAPLLADSSQLRAICVAGSGTSLVIEGPPGTGKSQTITNLIAHLLAAGKSVLFVSEKMAALEVVQRRLNAVGLGPFSLELHSSKAKKADVIRQLGVALDAAGTRSVREWELEAARLAALRGELNDVAVALHRLHPNDLTIYDAIGTCIDHAGERPAQFSWPDPDAHTRSELEAWRETSRQIGALASQLPTLAGHALGRIGTAAWSPSWEQDLLDSANALAARNTALGGASTGPLRLLGAAPEGLSLADFAALDRLAEALLQAPRVPAGVARVAHDTAARARLAVLREHGVARNRAWEALAGTYADDATQLSGSELRREWAAAQSAWWPKSWFARRVLLKRLQGYRRDGQAPAPADMPALLDALGKVNEQDAALASLSGEAGTLLQGDFAGHRTDWEAVARAERWAREFADAVVRLAGGDAELAAALRANVLPYVTENRALLAADAPLGAGLAAYRDAWREFSTQLRNTSNLGGCGDNLGLDTAAEGALARIAAILEGWQQHARQLRPWCLWQGVRARAIAGGLQGIVAALESGSVALDRVPEHFEYSYRNWWVRKAIDREPVLCAFSSADHERKIREFRQADERFQQLTQQYVVAALAARVPASAAAAALAPGSDSELGRLRRELQKQRRHMPIRQLIAGLPTLLPRLKPCLLMSPLSVAQYLDAAHAQFDVVIFDEASQIPVWDAVGAIARGRQLVCVGDPKQLPPTSFFSRGDDGEGPADSEVQDLESILDECLGIGLPELTLNWHYRSRHESLIAFSNAAYYGNELVTFPSPVTADTAVRFQHVPGVYDRGGSKTNRAEAEAIVAAIEQHYLDAARRRHTLGVVTFNSAQQQLIERLLEARRRANPALDTAIAQPDQEALFIKNLENVQGDERDIILFSITYGPDAQGKVSLNFGPLNLEGGQRRLNVAISRARQAVIIYSTLLPEQIDPARVRAAGVLDLRNYLEFAIRGPAALAARHSSPALAARHSSPALAARHSSPALAARPGDTATGANTAPGTPASGGFERQVAAALRAHGWTVHQRVGVSAYRVDLGVVDPGAPGRYLLGIECDGPSYHSGATARDCDRLRQHVLESLGWNLARVWSTDWWLDPEPPLTALLAKLDGLMQRREAPVADDAAPAAPAAAEQPASPAAEDGDESSATVQAQATPGAALYLPVTLPKGDPERFYEPAAAAELRHQLHRIIHEEGPVAQAALFRRIIRAWGLARTGSRIEKHLAALLPAGVRTTGEDGVFYWPEQLDPATWEGYRLPGAEPESKRAIDEICLEELGNIALYVLAQQGGTTQAGLVRAVSRLLGMARTGAEAEARIGRALAHGRLAGLVAVNDGVVSARGDASMDTGPA, translated from the coding sequence ATGCCACCAGACCACACCGCCAGTACCGATCAACCTGCCCTGCCCCTGGCGGTCGCGTTCACCGCCGATGCGACCACCGGCTACGCGGCCATGCAGAACGACGTGCCGGTGGTGCGTGCCATCGCGCTCACCAATGCCGGCACGGCCGCGCTGACGAATCTCGACGTGGCGATCGTGTGCCACCCCGCCTTCGCCACCGGCCCGGTGTACCGCTTCGAGCACCTCGCTGCGGGCGAAACCCGCACCATCGCACCGGTCGACCTGAAACCGGAGCATGCCTGGCTGAGCGGCCTGGACGAAGCCGAACGCGCCAGCGTGACGCTGACCGCGCGGGCCGATGGCCATGCGCCCCTGGAAGCACGCCATGACATCACGGTGCTCGCCTACGACCAGTGGGCCGGCACGCGGCTGCTGCCGGAGTTGCTGGCGGCCTTCTGCATGCCCAACTCGCGCGTGGTCGACCACCTGCTCGCCGCCGGCGCCACGCTGCTGCGCGAGGCGCCCGGCAGTGCTTCCCTGCACGGCTACCAGTCGCGCAACCGCGAGAAAGTGTGGCAGCAGGTCTCGGCCCTGTACGGCGCGGTGCTGGCGCAGGACCTGCACTACGCCAATCCGCCGGCATCGTTCGGTACCGACGGCCAGAAGATCCGTACGCCCGAACGCATCCTCGAAACCAAGGTTGCCACCTGCCTGGACCTGGCCATGCTGTTCGCCGCCTGCCTGGAACAGGCCGGCCTGCACCCGGTCGTGCTGCTGAAGGAGGGCCACGCCTGGGTCGGCGTGTGGCTGGTCGATACCTGCTTCCCCACCGCGCTGGTGGACGATGCGCAGTCGGTGCGCAAGCGCGTGCGCTCCGGTGAACTGATGGTGTTCGAGACCACCGGTGTCGCCGACGGCCGGCGCCAGCCGCTGCGCCTGGCCTGCGTGGCCGGCGAAGAGCACCTGGCTGACGACGCCGCGTTTGCCTGCGCGATCGACATCCGCCGTGCGCGCACGCTGCACATCCGCCCCCTGCCTTCGCGCACCGCGCCCGCCGCGGCCGAACCCGTGGTCGAACAGGATACGCTGGCGATCGAGCCGATGCCGCCGCTGCCGCCGCTCGACCCGGCGCTGCTGCCGGCCGCCGAGGCGCCGGCCGATACGCCGGAAGGCCGCCTGGCACGCTGGAAAAGCCGGCTGCTCGACCTCACGCTGCGCAACCGCCTGCTGAACTTCAAGCCGGCGAAGACCACGCTGCGGGTGATCTGCCCAGACCCTGGCGCGCTCGAGGACACGCTGGCCGACGGCACGGAGTTCCGCCTGCGCGCGGCGCCCGTGCTGATGGGCGGCACGGACCCGCGCGACGCCGCCAGTTTCACGGCCCGGGCCGGCGCCACGCCGCTCGATGCGCTGGCCGCCGAAGCGCTGGGCCGCAACGAGATCCTGGTCGACGTGCCGGCGGGGCTGGACGATGCCGCGCTCGAAGCCCGCCTGCTGGAAATCTACCGCGCTGCCGGCACCAGCCTCGAGGAAGGCGGCGCCAACACGCTGTTCCTCGTGTTCGGCTTGCTGGAATGGCGCGAGGAAGCGGATGCCGAGGCCTCCCACCAGGCGCCCATCCTGCTGGTGCCCGTCACGCTCACCCGCCAGTCGGTGCGCAGCGGCTTCCGGCTGGCGCGCCACGATGACGAAGCCCTGGTCAACCCGACCCTGGTGCAGAAGCTGGCGCAGGATTTCCAGCTCAAGCTGCCGGCTTTCGACGTGCTGCCCGCCGACGACAAGGGCATCGACGTGGCCGGCATCCTGCAAGCGTTCCGGCTGCACGTGGCCGAACTGAAAGGGTGGGAAGTGCACGCGCAAGTCCACCTGGGCATCTTCTCGTTCACCAAGTACCTCATGTGGAAGGACTTGCAGGACCGCCACCGGCAATTGCAGGAAAATCCCGTGGTCGCCCAGCTGGTCGAGCATCCGGGCGAGGCGTTCGCGCCGGCCGCCCTGGGGTTCGAGCCCCGCACGCTCGATGCCAGCCACCGTCCCGAAGACCTGTTCGCGCCGCTGCTGGCCGACTCTTCGCAGTTGCGGGCGATCTGCGTGGCCGGCAGCGGCACCAGCCTCGTCATCGAAGGGCCACCCGGCACGGGCAAGAGCCAGACCATCACGAACCTGATCGCCCACCTGCTGGCGGCCGGCAAGTCGGTGCTGTTCGTGTCGGAAAAGATGGCCGCGCTGGAGGTGGTACAGCGCCGCCTGAACGCGGTCGGCCTGGGACCGTTCAGCCTGGAGCTGCACTCGTCGAAGGCGAAGAAGGCCGACGTGATCCGCCAGCTGGGCGTCGCGCTCGACGCGGCCGGCACCCGCAGCGTCAGGGAATGGGAGCTGGAGGCGGCGCGCCTGGCCGCGCTGCGCGGCGAACTGAACGACGTCGCCGTGGCGCTGCACCGCCTGCACCCGAACGACCTCACGATATACGACGCCATCGGCACATGCATCGACCATGCCGGCGAACGCCCCGCACAGTTTTCCTGGCCCGACCCGGACGCCCATACCCGCAGCGAACTCGAAGCATGGCGCGAGACCAGCCGGCAGATCGGCGCGCTGGCCAGCCAGTTGCCGACGCTGGCCGGCCATGCATTGGGCCGCATCGGCACGGCGGCGTGGTCGCCGTCGTGGGAACAGGATCTGCTCGACAGTGCCAACGCGCTGGCTGCGCGCAACACGGCCCTCGGCGGCGCCAGCACCGGGCCGCTGCGCTTGCTGGGTGCCGCGCCGGAAGGCCTGTCGCTGGCCGACTTCGCCGCGCTGGACCGCCTGGCCGAGGCATTGCTGCAGGCGCCTCGGGTGCCGGCCGGCGTGGCGCGGGTGGCGCACGACACGGCGGCCCGCGCGCGGCTGGCGGTGCTGCGCGAACACGGCGTGGCCCGCAACCGCGCCTGGGAAGCGCTGGCGGGCACGTATGCCGACGATGCCACGCAGCTGTCCGGTTCGGAACTGCGGCGTGAATGGGCGGCCGCCCAGTCGGCCTGGTGGCCGAAAAGCTGGTTTGCCCGGCGCGTCCTGCTGAAGCGCCTGCAGGGCTACCGGCGCGACGGGCAGGCGCCGGCGCCCGCCGACATGCCGGCCCTGCTCGACGCGCTGGGCAAGGTCAACGAACAGGATGCCGCGCTGGCCAGCCTGTCGGGCGAGGCCGGCACGCTGCTGCAAGGCGACTTCGCCGGCCACCGCACCGACTGGGAAGCGGTGGCGCGCGCCGAACGCTGGGCCAGGGAGTTCGCCGATGCCGTCGTCCGCCTCGCCGGCGGCGACGCGGAACTGGCCGCCGCCCTGCGCGCCAACGTTCTGCCCTATGTCACCGAGAACCGTGCGCTGCTGGCCGCCGACGCGCCGCTCGGCGCCGGCCTGGCCGCCTACCGCGATGCCTGGCGCGAGTTTTCCACGCAGTTGCGCAATACCTCGAACCTGGGCGGCTGCGGCGACAACCTGGGCCTCGACACCGCCGCCGAGGGCGCGTTGGCGCGCATCGCGGCGATCCTCGAAGGCTGGCAGCAGCATGCGCGGCAGCTGCGGCCGTGGTGCCTGTGGCAAGGCGTGCGCGCCCGCGCCATCGCGGGCGGTCTGCAAGGCATCGTCGCCGCGCTGGAATCGGGCTCGGTGGCGCTGGACCGGGTGCCGGAGCATTTCGAATACAGCTACCGGAACTGGTGGGTGCGCAAGGCGATCGACCGCGAGCCCGTGCTGTGCGCCTTTTCCAGTGCCGACCATGAACGCAAGATCCGTGAATTCCGCCAGGCCGACGAGCGCTTCCAGCAGCTCACGCAGCAATACGTGGTCGCCGCGCTGGCGGCGCGCGTTCCCGCCAGCGCCGCCGCGGCAGCGCTGGCGCCCGGCTCCGATTCCGAGCTGGGCCGGCTGCGCCGCGAACTGCAGAAGCAGCGCCGGCACATGCCGATCCGCCAGCTGATCGCCGGGCTGCCGACGCTGCTGCCGCGGCTGAAACCTTGCCTGCTGATGTCGCCGCTGTCGGTCGCCCAGTACCTCGACGCCGCCCATGCGCAGTTCGACGTCGTCATCTTCGACGAAGCGTCGCAGATTCCCGTGTGGGACGCGGTGGGCGCCATCGCCCGCGGCAGGCAGCTGGTCTGCGTGGGCGATCCGAAGCAGTTGCCGCCCACCAGCTTCTTCAGCCGTGGCGATGACGGCGAAGGCCCGGCCGACAGCGAAGTGCAGGACCTGGAAAGCATCCTCGACGAATGCCTCGGCATCGGCCTGCCGGAACTGACGCTGAACTGGCACTACCGCAGCCGCCACGAAAGCCTGATCGCCTTCAGCAATGCCGCCTACTACGGCAACGAGCTGGTCACCTTCCCCTCGCCCGTCACCGCGGACACCGCGGTGCGCTTCCAGCACGTGCCGGGCGTCTACGACCGGGGCGGCAGCAAGACCAACCGGGCCGAGGCCGAGGCCATCGTGGCGGCCATCGAGCAGCATTACCTGGACGCGGCGCGCCGCCGGCACACGCTGGGTGTGGTCACCTTCAACAGCGCCCAGCAGCAGCTGATCGAACGGCTGCTCGAGGCGCGCCGCCGCGCCAACCCGGCGCTGGACACCGCCATCGCCCAGCCGGACCAGGAAGCGCTGTTCATCAAGAACCTGGAAAACGTGCAGGGCGACGAGCGCGACATCATCCTGTTCTCCATTACCTACGGGCCGGATGCCCAGGGCAAGGTAAGCCTGAATTTCGGCCCGCTCAACCTGGAGGGCGGCCAGCGCCGGCTGAACGTGGCGATTTCCCGCGCGCGGCAGGCGGTCATCATCTACAGCACGCTGCTGCCGGAACAGATCGACCCGGCGCGGGTGCGCGCCGCGGGGGTCCTCGACCTGCGCAATTACCTGGAATTCGCCATCCGCGGGCCTGCTGCGCTGGCTGCGCGGCATTCTTCCCCTGCGCTGGCTGCGCGGCATTCTTCCCCTGCGCTGGCTGCGCGGCATTCTTCCCCTGCGCTGGCCGCGCGGCCGGGCGATACCGCGACAGGTGCGAACACGGCCCCGGGCACGCCGGCGAGCGGCGGCTTCGAACGCCAGGTGGCCGCCGCCCTGCGCGCACACGGCTGGACCGTGCACCAGCGGGTCGGCGTGTCGGCCTACCGCGTCGACCTGGGCGTGGTGGACCCGGGCGCGCCGGGCCGCTACCTGCTGGGCATCGAATGCGACGGCCCCTCCTACCATTCCGGCGCCACCGCGCGCGATTGCGACCGCCTGCGCCAGCATGTGCTGGAGAGCCTGGGCTGGAACCTGGCCAGGGTCTGGTCCACCGACTGGTGGCTCGATCCGGAGCCACCGCTGACGGCCCTGCTGGCCAAGCTCGACGGGCTGATGCAGCGGCGCGAAGCGCCGGTGGCCGACGATGCCGCTCCCGCCGCGCCGGCAGCGGCGGAGCAGCCAGCATCGCCCGCGGCGGAAGATGGCGACGAGTCATCCGCCACGGTGCAGGCGCAGGCCACGCCGGGCGCTGCCCTGTACCTGCCGGTGACGCTGCCGAAAGGCGATCCGGAACGGTTCTACGAGCCGGCCGCCGCCGCCGAGCTGCGCCACCAGCTGCACCGCATCATCCATGAGGAGGGGCCGGTGGCGCAGGCGGCATTGTTCCGCCGGATCATTCGTGCGTGGGGACTGGCACGCACCGGCTCGCGCATCGAGAAGCACCTGGCGGCACTGCTGCCGGCGGGGGTGCGGACCACCGGCGAGGATGGCGTGTTCTACTGGCCGGAGCAGCTGGACCCGGCCACGTGGGAGGGCTACCGGCTGCCCGGCGCGGAACCGGAGTCGAAGCGCGCCATCGATGAAATCTGCCTGGAAGAACTGGGCAATATCGCCCTGTACGTGCTGGCCCAGCAGGGCGGCACCACCCAGGCGGGCCTGGTGCGCGCCGTGTCCCGGCTGCTGGGCATGGCGCGTACCGGCGCCGAGGCGGAAGCACGCATCGGCCGGGCGCTGGCCCATGGGCGCCTGGCCGGCCTGGTCGCCGTCAACGATGGCGTGGTGTCCGCACGGGGCGACGCCTCCATGGATACGGGCCCGGCCTGA
- a CDS encoding helix-turn-helix domain-containing protein codes for MKSPAPPAANAPPEVGAALQRLRLARGLTLEDLSRIAGVSKSMLSQIEREKANPTIAITWRLANALGVAIGELLADEQRPVDTIRVVDAHETPTLPGNHAGYVLRILGPMELAGKYEWYELTLAPGGELVSQPHDPGTTEHVTLLHGAIEIEVGAHKKKVKLGGTARYPADQQHALRNIGKVEAKALLVVIHR; via the coding sequence ATGAAATCACCCGCCCCACCCGCCGCCAACGCTCCGCCCGAGGTGGGCGCCGCCCTGCAACGCCTGCGCCTGGCGCGCGGCCTGACGCTGGAAGACCTGTCGCGCATCGCCGGCGTGTCGAAATCGATGCTGTCGCAGATCGAGCGCGAAAAGGCCAATCCCACCATCGCCATCACGTGGCGCCTGGCCAATGCGCTGGGCGTGGCGATCGGCGAACTGCTGGCAGACGAGCAGCGCCCGGTCGACACGATCCGCGTCGTGGACGCGCACGAAACGCCGACCCTGCCCGGCAATCACGCCGGCTATGTGCTGCGCATCCTCGGGCCGATGGAACTTGCCGGCAAGTACGAATGGTATGAACTGACCCTGGCGCCGGGCGGCGAACTGGTCTCGCAGCCGCACGACCCCGGCACCACCGAGCACGTCACACTGCTGCACGGCGCCATCGAGATCGAGGTGGGGGCGCACAAGAAGAAGGTCAAGCTGGGCGGTACCGCGCGCTATCCCGCGGACCAGCAGCATGCGCTGCGCAACATCGGCAAGGTGGAGGCGAAGGCGCTGCTCGTCGTCATTCACCGCTAG
- the kbl gene encoding glycine C-acetyltransferase has protein sequence MSTQANFYAGLRHNLEQLREQGLYKPERVLASRQGAEVTGDDGRTLINMCANNYLGLSGEEWVAKASIDATERYGYGLSSVRFICGTQTVHKQLEQAISAFLGTEDTILYAAAFDANGGVFEPLFDENDAIISDALNHASIIDGIRLCKAARYRYAHNDMADLEAQLQAAAGKRHKIIVTDGVFSMDGTIAQLDRIVALAEQYGALVMIDECHASGFMGKTGRGTHEHHGVLGKIDIITGTLGKALGGAMGGFTSGRKEVIETLRQKSRPYLFSNTLAPSIAGASLAVLEKISASTELRDRLHENTAYFRSEIERIGFTIKPGTHPVVPVMLFEAPVAQKFAARMYELGVLLSGFFYPVVPMGQARVRVQLSAAHTREQLDKVLAAFAQAGKELGILKDQ, from the coding sequence ATGAGCACACAAGCGAATTTCTACGCCGGCCTGCGGCACAACCTGGAGCAGCTGCGCGAACAGGGCCTGTACAAGCCCGAGCGCGTGCTGGCTTCGCGCCAGGGCGCGGAAGTGACGGGCGACGATGGACGGACGCTGATCAACATGTGCGCCAACAATTACCTGGGCTTGTCCGGCGAGGAATGGGTGGCGAAGGCGTCGATCGACGCCACCGAACGGTATGGCTACGGCCTGTCGTCGGTGCGCTTCATCTGCGGCACGCAAACGGTGCACAAGCAGCTGGAACAGGCGATTTCCGCCTTCCTCGGCACCGAGGACACGATCCTGTATGCCGCCGCGTTCGACGCCAACGGCGGCGTGTTCGAGCCCCTGTTCGACGAGAACGACGCGATCATCTCCGATGCGCTGAACCATGCCTCGATCATCGACGGCATCCGGCTGTGCAAGGCGGCGCGCTACCGCTATGCCCACAACGACATGGCCGACCTGGAAGCCCAGCTGCAGGCGGCCGCCGGCAAGCGCCATAAGATCATCGTGACCGATGGGGTGTTCTCGATGGATGGCACGATCGCCCAGCTGGACCGGATCGTCGCGCTGGCCGAACAGTACGGCGCGCTGGTGATGATCGACGAATGCCACGCCTCGGGCTTCATGGGCAAGACCGGCCGCGGCACGCACGAGCACCATGGCGTGCTGGGCAAGATCGACATCATCACCGGCACGCTGGGCAAGGCGCTGGGCGGCGCGATGGGCGGCTTCACGTCCGGCCGCAAGGAGGTGATCGAGACGCTGCGCCAGAAATCGCGCCCGTACCTGTTCTCGAACACACTGGCACCGTCGATCGCCGGCGCTTCGCTGGCCGTGCTGGAAAAGATCTCGGCATCGACGGAACTGCGCGACCGGCTGCACGAGAACACGGCGTACTTCCGCAGCGAGATCGAGCGCATCGGCTTCACCATCAAGCCGGGCACCCACCCCGTGGTGCCGGTGATGCTGTTCGAGGCGCCGGTGGCGCAGAAATTCGCGGCACGCATGTATGAACTGGGCGTGCTGCTGTCCGGCTTCTTCTATCCGGTGGTGCCGATGGGCCAGGCGCGCGTGCGCGTGCAGCTCTCCGCGGCGCACACCCGCGAGCAGCTCGACAAGGTACTGGCCGCGTTCGCGCAGGCCGGCAAGGAACTCGGCATTCTGAAGGATCAATAA
- a CDS encoding NAD-dependent epimerase/dehydratase family protein: MERILVIGANGQIGSELVEALSLKHGADNVFATDISPNNVYGAAQYQVLNVLDEEALAQLVSSQDITQVYQLAAMLSATGEQAPLKAWKLNMDGLLNILEIARERGEIGKPLKVFWPSSIAAFGPNTPQDATPQMAVMDPTSIYGISKLAGERLCEYYHLKYGVDVRSIRYPGIISYKSPPGGGTTDYAIAIFHAALRGERYECFLGPDTTLPMIYMADAIRATLELMDAPAEQVKIRSSYNVAGVSFSPEQLAAAIKARVPRFAVSYKPDSRQQIADTWPRSLDDSAARADWGWQARIGVDEIVRDMLANIDVKVSQAA, from the coding sequence ATGGAACGGATACTCGTCATCGGCGCCAACGGGCAAATCGGCAGCGAACTGGTGGAAGCGTTGTCGCTGAAGCATGGCGCGGACAATGTGTTTGCCACCGATATCTCGCCGAACAACGTGTACGGCGCCGCGCAATACCAGGTGCTGAACGTGCTCGACGAAGAAGCGCTGGCGCAGCTGGTCTCGTCGCAGGACATCACGCAGGTCTACCAGCTGGCCGCGATGCTGTCCGCCACCGGCGAGCAGGCGCCGCTGAAGGCGTGGAAACTCAATATGGATGGCTTGCTGAACATCCTCGAGATTGCCCGTGAACGGGGCGAGATCGGCAAGCCCCTGAAGGTGTTCTGGCCTTCTTCGATCGCGGCGTTCGGCCCGAACACGCCGCAGGACGCCACGCCGCAGATGGCGGTGATGGATCCGACGTCGATCTACGGCATCAGCAAGCTGGCCGGCGAGCGCCTGTGCGAGTACTACCACCTGAAATACGGGGTGGACGTGCGCAGCATCCGCTACCCCGGCATCATCAGCTACAAGTCGCCGCCGGGCGGCGGCACCACCGACTATGCGATCGCGATCTTCCACGCGGCGCTGCGGGGCGAGCGCTACGAGTGCTTCCTCGGCCCGGACACCACGCTGCCGATGATCTACATGGCCGATGCGATCCGCGCCACGCTCGAACTGATGGACGCGCCGGCGGAGCAGGTGAAGATCCGCTCGTCGTACAACGTGGCCGGCGTGTCGTTCTCGCCGGAGCAGCTGGCCGCCGCGATCAAGGCCCGGGTGCCGCGTTTCGCGGTCTCCTACAAGCCGGACAGCCGCCAGCAGATCGCCGACACGTGGCCGCGCAGCCTGGACGACAGCGCGGCGCGGGCCGATTGGGGCTGGCAGGCCCGCATCGGCGTCGACGAGATCGTGCGCGACATGCTGGCGAACATCGACGTGAAAGTCAGCCAGGCCGCCTGA
- a CDS encoding L-serine ammonia-lyase, with protein sequence MDMSVFDLFKIGIGPSSSHTVGPMVAARRFLLDHGPLEDVTGVTAELYGSLALTGVGHGTDTAVILGLMGETPQDVDPGRVDEMLAEAQLSGELTLLGVKTVPFVRARHLVFHKTENLPEHPNGMRFTLHRAGGDTSKVYYSVGGGFIRAEGEGAAPGNKSGENPAGEPAVPYPFDTMADLLAHGARTALTIPQMLRANELARMPAEQLDAGLDRIWQVMRSCIARGLETSGQLPGGLNVKRRAAKLWQQAQGADRANELPHDALNGVSLYAMAVNEENAAGGRVVTAPTNGAAGIIPAVLKYYAEDCKPLDPVRGVREFLLSAAAIGMLCKRNASISGAEIGCQGEVGVACAMAAAGLVAALGGSNAQIENAAEIGIEHHLGMTCDPIGGLVQIPCIERNGMGAVKAITAASLALKGDGTHFVSLDEVIETMRQTGADMGAKYKETSLGGLAVHVVTVNHAAC encoded by the coding sequence ATGGACATGAGCGTATTCGATCTGTTCAAGATCGGCATCGGCCCCTCCAGTTCGCACACGGTGGGGCCGATGGTGGCCGCGCGCCGCTTCCTGCTGGACCATGGGCCGCTGGAGGACGTGACCGGCGTGACGGCCGAGCTGTACGGCTCGCTGGCGCTGACCGGCGTGGGCCACGGCACCGATACGGCCGTGATCCTGGGCCTGATGGGTGAAACGCCGCAGGACGTCGATCCTGGCCGGGTCGACGAGATGCTGGCGGAGGCGCAGCTGAGCGGCGAACTGACCCTGCTGGGCGTGAAGACGGTGCCCTTCGTGCGCGCCCGCCACCTGGTCTTCCACAAGACCGAGAACCTGCCGGAACACCCGAATGGCATGCGCTTCACGCTGCACCGCGCCGGCGGCGATACCAGCAAGGTGTATTACTCGGTTGGCGGGGGCTTCATCCGCGCCGAAGGCGAGGGCGCCGCGCCTGGCAATAAGTCGGGAGAAAACCCGGCGGGCGAGCCGGCGGTGCCCTATCCGTTCGACACGATGGCGGACCTGCTGGCGCATGGCGCGCGCACGGCGCTGACCATTCCGCAGATGCTGCGCGCGAACGAACTGGCGCGCATGCCGGCCGAACAGCTCGACGCGGGCCTGGACCGGATCTGGCAGGTGATGCGCTCGTGCATCGCGCGCGGGCTGGAAACCTCCGGCCAGCTGCCGGGTGGCCTGAACGTGAAGCGCCGCGCCGCCAAGCTGTGGCAGCAGGCGCAGGGCGCCGACCGCGCCAACGAACTGCCGCACGATGCGCTGAACGGCGTGTCGCTGTACGCGATGGCCGTCAACGAGGAAAACGCCGCCGGCGGCCGCGTGGTGACGGCGCCCACCAATGGCGCGGCCGGCATCATTCCCGCCGTGCTGAAATACTACGCCGAGGATTGCAAGCCGCTCGACCCGGTGCGCGGCGTGCGCGAATTCCTGCTGAGCGCCGCGGCGATCGGCATGCTGTGCAAGCGCAATGCCTCGATCTCCGGCGCGGAAATCGGCTGCCAGGGGGAAGTGGGCGTCGCTTGCGCGATGGCCGCCGCCGGCCTGGTGGCCGCGCTGGGCGGCTCCAACGCGCAGATCGAGAACGCCGCCGAAATCGGCATCGAGCACCACCTGGGCATGACCTGCGATCCGATCGGCGGCCTGGTGCAGATCCCCTGCATCGAGCGCAACGGCATGGGCGCCGTGAAGGCCATCACCGCTGCGTCGCTAGCGCTGAAGGGCGACGGTACCCACTTCGTCAGCCTCGACGAGGTGATCGAGACGATGCGGCAGACCGGCGCGGACATGGGCGCGAAGTACAAGGAAACCTCGCTGGGCGGCCTGGCCGTGCACGTGGTGACGGTGAATCACGCGGCCTGCTGA